The DNA segment TAGGTGTTGTGCACCTCGGCCACCACGCAGAGCGGCGCGCCGCCCGGGTCGTGGCACCAGTACAGGGTCAGCGGGTTGAAGACATGGCCCAGGACCCTGGCGTGCGCGAGCATCAGCACCCGCCCGCCCTCCAGCCGCACCCCACGGCTCGTCAGGAACCGTTCCAGCCCGGCCCGGATGGTCGGTGCGGTGCCGTCGAAGTGGTCCCGGGCGTCGAACCGGGCCAACGGGCGCAGGACGGCGGGGAGTTGCGGCAGGCGGTCGAGGTCGACCAGCCACATGTACGTGCGGTGGCGCAGGGAGTGCCGCACCGGGGCCGTGCGGGTGTGGGAGACGAGGCAGGTGTAGAGGGCGGGGGTGCGGACATCGGTGGCGGGGGCGGCGGCCGGGGTGGCCGCGGGGGGTGTCACCAGCGCACCCCCAGGTCCGCGGCGGCCTGGACGCCGGAGCGGCAGCCGTCCTCGTGGAATCCCCAGCCGTGGTAGGCGCCGGCGAAGGCGGTGACCGCGGTGTTCAGGTGCGGCAGGCTCTGCTGGGCGGCGACCGCCTCCGGTGTGTAGAGGGGGTGTTCGTAGACCATGCGGGCCAGGACCCGGTCGGGGGCGACCCGGTCGGTGGCGTTGAGGGTGACGAGGTGGTCCTCCGGGGTGTCCAGCCGCTGCAGCCGGTTCATGTCGTAGGTGACCTGCACCTTGTCGGCGGGGGTGGTGCAGGAGGCCATCAGGTAGTTCCACGAGGCCCGGGCCCCGCGGGCGCGCGGCAGCAGCGAGGTGTCGCCGTGCAGCAGGGTGGTGTTGCGCGAGTAGGAGAAGGCGCCCAGGACCCGCCGTTCGTCGTCGGTGGGGTCGGCGAGCATCCGCAGGGCCTGGTCGGGGTGGACGGCGACCACCACCGCGTCGTAAGTCTGCTCCGTACCGTCCTCGGTGACGATGCCGGCCCGGCCGCCGCCGCGGCGCACCGCGCGCACCGGGGTGCCGGTGCGGACCGCCGTGAGCTGCTTGGCCACCCGCCCGACGTACTCGATCGAGCCGCCGGTCACGGTCTTCCACTGCGGCGAGCCGCTGACGGAGAGCAGGCCGTGGTGCTCCAGGAAGCGGAAGAGGTAGACGGCCGGATACTCCATGGCCGTCGTGGGGGCGCAGGACCACACCGCGGACACCAGCGGGGTGACGAAGTGGGTGACGAAGTACCGCGAGAAGCCGCACTCGCCCAGGAACGCTCCGAGGGTCAGCCGGTCCCCGCGCTCCGCGGCGAGCGCGGTGCGCGCCGCCCGGTGGAAGGCCCGGACCTCGGTCAGCATCCGCAGGTAGCGCCCGCGCAGGGCGCTGCGCGGCTGGGCGAACAGCCCCGCGGGACCGCGGGCGCCGGCGTACTCCAGGCCGCAGCCCTCGCACCGTACGGACATGCTCATCTCGGAGTCCTGGGTGGTCACCCCGAGTTCGCCGAAGAGCCGGAGCAGCAGCGGGTAGGTGCGTTCGTTGTGGACGATGAAGCCGCTGTCGACGCGTACCACCCGGCCGTCCGCCGAGGTCGTTTCGTGGGTGTGGGCGTGGCCGCCGAGGCGGTCGTCGGCCTCGTACAGCGACACCTCGCAGCCGCCTCGCTGCAGCACATACGCGGCGGTCAGTCCCGAAACCCCGCCGCCCACCACAGCTATCCGTCGACGCTCCACAGCAGGTGCCTCCTCCTCGTGTCGGGGCGGGCCGCTTCAGGGGTGCGGGGGCCCGCTCACGGAGGATTCGGCGCCGGGGGCGGCGCGGATTGGTCCTGATGCGGCCGGACCGTCGCCGAGGCCGACGTGCGGGGTGGAAGCCGGCGGTGCGGGACGGGGCGCGCCGCCGGAACCGGCGGCCGGCCCTGGGAGGTTCAGGGCAGGCCGCCGGTGTCGTCCGTCGTGTCCCGAGGGCACCTGCCCGTCGCGGGGTCAGGTGCCGACGCCCGGGGTCACACCCGCAGCAGGCCCAGCGGCGGGCTGGTGGGAGTGCGGGAGCCGCCCGGCGGTTCGGCCGTGACGCCGACGCCGTCCGCGCCCTGCGGTCCGCCGGTCAGCAGCATCGTGCCGGAGGAGCGGCCGGGCTCGACGAGTCCGGCGGGCACCATGCTGCCGTCGCGGCTGTACCAGAGTTCGTACACCCGCTGCTCCGGCAGGGCCGGCAGCCCGCGGTACAGGAAGGCGGCCCGTCCCATCCGCTTGGAGGCCACCACCGTCCCGCTGCCCCCGCCCTTGAGGGCGGTGGTGTGGAAGGTGGCGTCCGGCGCGGCCATCAGGGCGCTGACCACGGCCGCCTGCTGCTCGGCGCGGACGGAACGTTCCCGCTGTGCGTCGGCGTCCTGCCGGGCCTTGACGGCCAGTCCGCCGGCGACCGCGGCGACGACGAGACAGGCGGCGGCCGCGAGGTAGGGCAGGCGGCGGCGCGTCCGCCGGCGCATGGGGAGCACGGTCGCCTCGCGCGGTATCGGCGGCAGCTGCCGGACCTCGGGCAGGGCCGCCATCACCCGGGTCCTGAGGTCCGCCGGGGGCACCTCGGCGACCGCCAGCGCGAGCCGGGCCGCGGTCTCCTGCAGTTCCCGTACCTCCCGGGTGCAGGCGTCGCACTGGGCGAGGTGGCGGCCGAACTCCGCGGCCTCCTGCTCGGACAGCGCGCCCAGGGCGTAGGCACCGGTGAGCGTGTGCAGATCGACGGTGTTCACGCCGACACCCCCAGGCAGTCGCGCAGCCGGATCAGACCGTCGCGCAGCCGTGTCTTGACCGTGCCCAGCGCCGTGCCCAGCAGGTCGGCGGTCTCCCGGTAGGTGTACCCGCGGTAGTAGGCGAGCGTCACCGACTCCCGCTGCAGTTCGGTGAGCTGTCCCAGGCAGCGGCGCACCTGCTCGCGCTCCAGACGCCGTTCGACCTGTTCGCTGACCTCGTCGAAGGCCGCGGTGTAGGCGTGCACTCCGGCCCGGTGGTCGCGATCGGCCGCCGCCTGGGCCGAGCGCACCCGGTCCACCGCCCGCCGGTGGGCCAGGGTCATGATCCAGGCCATGGCGCTGCCCTGCCGCGCGTCGTACCGGGCCGCCGACCGCCACACGTCGATCAGCACCTCCTGTGCCACCTCCTCGGACTGGGCCGGATCCCGCACCACCCGGCGCACCAGGCCCAGGACCGACCCGGCCACCGCGGTGTAGAGACTCTCGAACGCTTGCTGGTCACCGCGCGAGACGCGGTCGAGCAGGGTTTCCAGGGCACCGGAATGCGGCGCTGAGGATCGGTCGCCGCGGGCTGCGACGGGCATGGACACCTCCGGACTGTGACATGGTCACCAGTGATTCGGCGCCGGGCGACACCTGGATTGGTCGGAAAGGATTCTGGCGTACGGCACGGCGGGCGCCGCGGGCGGGCCCGGCCGGTACGGCCCCGGCCCGGCACCGGCCCCTTCCGCGCGCCCGCGGCCCGGACAGCCGGCGCGCGGCCACGAACTCCTGCGGCCCGCCGGTTTCCCGCGCGTCGGACACCGCCTCCCGGCCCCTCGTTGCGCGAGGATCGCCGTCGGGCCCGTCGAGCGCAGGGAGGACCGGGCGTGCGGGACGCGGATGCCGTCATCGTCGGCGCGGGAGCGGCCGGGCTGTCGCTCGCCCACCGGCTGTGCGCCCCGGCACCGGGTGCCGGGACGCCACGGGTGCTGCTGGTCGACGCGCCGCCCGGGCCGCTCACCCCGCGGGAACGGACCTGGTGCTACTGGGAGGCGCCGGGCGGCGCCCTCGACTCCGCGCTGACCGCTTCGTGGGACCTGCTGCGCGTGCACGGACCCGACGGGGCGGCGACGACGGGACGGCTCGCGCCCTTCCGGTACAAGATGCTGCGCTCGCGCGACTTCGAGGAACTGGTCGGCGCCCGGCTGTCGGGCCACGGCGGCGTCGCCCGGGTCGCCGCGACGGTGGAGTCCGTACGGGACGTGACCGGCGGCGCGGAGGTGCGGGGGCGCGACGCGGCGGGGCGGCCGGTGGTCCTCCGGGCGCGCTGGGCGTTCGACTCCCGCCCCGGCGGCCGGCTCCCGCCGGCCCGCACCACCCTCCAACAGCACTTCCGGGGCTGGTTCGTGCGCACCCGGCAGCCGGCGTTCGACCCCACGACAGCGGACCTGATGGACTTCCGCACCCCGCAGCCCGCGCACGGCCTGTCCTTCGGGTATGTGCTGCCCCTGAGCGAGCACACCGCGCTCGTGGAGTACACCGAGTTCTCCCGCCGGGTCCTCGACACCGCCGCGTACGAGCGGGCGCTGCACCACTACACGGCGCGGGTGCTGCGGCTGGGCGGGTTCCGGGTGACCGCCGTGGAGCAGGGCGCGATCCCGATGACCGACGGGCGGTTCCCGCGGCGGGCGGGCCGCGCGGTGTTCCGCATCGGGACCGCGGGCGGCGCCACCCGTGCGTCGACCGGCTACACCTTCGCCGCCGTCCAGCGGCAGTCCGCGCACATCGCGGCCGCCCTGCTGGCGGGCCGGCCGCCGCTCCCCCCGCCCGCGCACGCCACCCGGCACCGGGCGATGGACGCCGTGCTGCTGCGGGCGCTCGACAGCGGCCGGGTGGACGGCGCGGAGTTCTTCACCGGGCTGTTCCGCGCGGTGCCGACGGAGCGGCTGCTGCGGTTCCTCGACGGCCGCTCCCGCCTGTGGGAGGACCTCGCCATCGGCCTGCGCACGCCCGTGCTGCCCATGCTCCGTACCGCCGCCGAACTTCCGCTGCTGCCACGTCGGGCCACCGTGCGGTGAACCGGCCGTTCGCCCGCCCCCGGACCGGAGGAGAGACCGTGCCACCGCTGGCTCCACGAGGACCGCTGATGCGAAGGACGTCATTGACGCCACTGATCCCGCAGATCCCGTCGATGCCGTCGATGCCCTTGAAGCCGCTCCCGTGGCCGTCCGGGAACGTCCCGCCCGTGGCGTGCGCCTGCCCGGAGGGCACATGACCGCCAAAGGGCGTGCGCGTGGCGGGGCCGCGCGGCACGGGCGCGACCGGCGGGCAGAGCGGGTGCCGGGGCCGCCGGGGCGGGAGCGGGTCCCGGACGGCGGGCCCGCCGCGGCGGTGATCGGCGGCGGTATCGCGGGCCTCGCGGCCGCGACCGCGCTGGCCGAGCGGGGCGTGCGGGTGACGCTGTACGAACGGGGAGCGGACCTGGGCGGGCGGCTGGCGGGCTGGCCCGTGCGGCTCGCCGACGGCTCGGCGGCGACCATGAGCCGCGGATTCCATGCGTTCTTCCCGCAGTACTACAACCTGCGGGGGCTGCTGCGCCGGATCGACCCGGGCCTGGACGTGCTCCGGCGACTGCCCGACTACCCGCTGCACCACCGTGCGGGCCTGCGGGACAGCTTCGCCCGGGTGCCGCGCACCCCGCCGTGGAGCGCCCTGGGCTTTGCCGCGCTCAGCCCCACCTTCACCTGGCGGGACCTGGTGCGGATGCGGCCCGGTGCGGCCCTGCCGCTGCTCGACGTGCGGGTGCCGGGGGTCTACGAGCGGCTGGACGGGATCAGCGCCCAGGACTTCCTCTCCCGTATCCGCTTCCCCGAGGCCGCGCGGCACCTCGCCTTCGAGGTGTTCTCCCGGAGCTTCTTCGCGGACCCGCGGGAACTGTCCGCCGCGGAACTGGTGTTGATGTTCCACATCTACTTTCTCGGCTCCAGCGAGGGACTGCTCTTCGACGTGCCCGCCGAGCCCTTCCCGCAGGCGCTGTGGCACCCTCTCGGCCGGTATCTGACGGGACACGGGGTGCGGCTGTGCACGGACACGGCGGTGGCGCGGGTCGAGCCGGAGGACGGCGGGGTGCGGGTCGTCGCACGGGACGGGGAGCGCCGGTTCGACGCGGTGGTGCTCGCGCCGGACCCCGGCGGACTGCGTCAACTCGTCGCGTCATCCGGGAAGTTGGGGGATGCCGCCTGGCGGGCGCGGATCGGGCGGCTGCGGACCGCGCCGCCCTTCCTGGTGTCACGGCTGTGGCTGGAACGGCGGGTGCGCACCGACCGGCCCGGTTTCCTGGGCACGAGTGGCTTCGGCTCGCTGGACAACGTCAGCGTGCTGGAGCGCTGGGAGGGGGAGGCGGCCCGCTGGTCGGCCCGCACCGGCGGCTCGGTGCTGGAACTGCACGCCTACGCGGTCGCCCCGGGAGCCGACCGGGATCGCGAACAGCGGCGCCTGGTGGACCAGTTGCACGCTGTCTATCCGGAGACCCGCGGCGTCCGGATCGTCGACCGGCGGAACGAGTGGCGGGCGGACTGCCCGCTGTTCCCGGTGGGCGGCTTCGGCGACCGGCCGACCGTGCACACGCCCGATCCGCGGGTGGTGGTCGCGGGTGACACGGTGCGCACCCCGTTCCCCGTCGCGCTGATGGAGCGCGCCGCGACGACCGGGTTCCTCGCCGCCAACGCCCTGTTGCGGCGCTGGGGGGTGCGCGGCCAGACCCTGTGGACGGTGCCGGGCAGGGGACGTTCCGCGGCGCTGCGGTGGGCGGCGCGGCGGGGCGAACGGTGACGGGGGCGTGCTCCGGGTCCCCGGCGAGCCGGCCGGTGGCCGGTGTCCGGTGTCAGCCCGGGAAGCGTCCGCTGCTGCGCAGTTCCCAGCGGCGTTCGGCGTAGGCCAGGTCGTCCCGCCACAGCCGTCGCGAGGCGGCGCGCATCAGCGGGCGCAGGGCGGGGGCGGCCGCGCGCGCGAGGGCGAAGCCGGGACGCCGGGACGTGGCGATGACCGCCTCGGTGACCGCGGTGCGCGGCCGCCCCCGGTCGTCGGCGCCCAGCGGCGTGGCATGGGTCTCCACCACGGAGCCCTGCCCCTCGCCCGCCACGATGTGCATCACCACCGTACGGGGCTCGGGCGCGGTGAAGACGGCCGTGACCGGGACCACGGCGCGCCCGGCGACCTTGAAGGAGACCTCGACGGCGATGCCGTCGGCGTGCGGGGCGCCGTGCTCCGCGGGGGTGTCCACCACGGTGAGGTCGACGAAGGAGTAGGGGTGGAACCATGCGCCGTGCCACGGGTCGAGACGGTTGGCGATCACGTCCTCGGGGTCGCAGCCGCCGGTGACGGTGTGGACCGCGGTGACGGCACCCGCCGTGCGCGGCCGCCGGGGCAACACCGGTTCGGGCAACGGCTCCTCGCCGCCGGCCGCGTCGAGGCGCACCCACGCCAGCAGTCCGTCGTCGTGGGCGGGGAACGGGTCCCAGCCGGCGAACGGGGCGCCGTCCAGGGCGAGTCCGTGCCAGCGGCAGCGGACGATGCCGCAGTGCACGGGGCTGCGGTCCAGGGGCGCGCCGAGGTGCGGGCAGGCCCCCGGCCCGGCGAGCAGCCGCCCGGCCGGGTCGCGCCAGGCGACGACCTCGACGCCGGCGACGGTGCGACCGACGGCGCGCCGGGCGCCGATGCCGTCGGACGCGCCGAGGACGAACCAGTTGCCGGACGAGCGGGCGAGGGCGGCCTTGACGGCGTCGGCGAGGCGCGCGGGCCGGGCGTCGCGCCAGGTCGGCCGCTGGGCCTCCCACGGCACGGGCCCGGTCCGCAGCCGGAGCGGGATGCGCGGAGTCCGGCCGGCCCGATGAGCCTGAGGAGTCCGGTGGTTCCGACGGGCCTGAGGGGTCATGGCGTCTCCTCCTGCGGACGGTGCGGCACCCCGGAGTACGGCGTCCCTGGGCGCCGCACGGCGGGGCGGCGGGCGGCGATCCGGGCGGCGGTGACCCGGGCCAGCCCGCCGAGGGCGGTGGCCGCGCGGCGTCTGCGGGAGACCACCGCGCGGCGGTGCAGCACGGCGTAGCCGTCGTCGCGCACGGCGTCGAGGATGGCGCGGTAGAGGACGAACGCGGTGCGGATGCACGGGCGCGACACCGGGTCGAGCAGGGCGAGGCCGGGAGCCGCCTCGCGGTAGACGCCGCGGACGAGGTCGGCGGCGGCCGCCATGGCCGCGGTGATCCGCGGGTCGCGGTGGCCGGTGTCGCGGCTCCACCGCAGCAGCGCGCGGTCGACGCCGTGCGCCGCCAGCAGGTCGGCGGGCAGATAGATCCGGCCCCGGTCGAGGTCCTCCCCCACGTCGCGCAGGAAGTTGGTGAGCTGGAAGGCGACGCCGAGGGCCGCGGCGTGCGGCGCGGCCTCGTCCTGCGGCGCGACCGTGCCGAGCACCGGCAGCATCTCCAGCCCCATCACCGCGGCCGAGCCGTGCACATAGCGCCGCAGGTCCTCGTACGTCGGGTAGTCCGTCACCGTCAGATCGCTGCGCATCGACGCCATGAAGTCCGCGAAGTGCCGGTGGTCGATGCGGTACACGGCAGCGGTGTGGGCCACCGCGCGCACCACCGGTTCCGTGGTCTCTCCCCCGCGCAGGGCCTCCTCCAGGCAGCCCTGGAGGGCGTCGAGCGCCCGTGCGCAGTCGGCGGTCGAGCGGCCCGCTCCGGGTTCGTCGACGAGGTCGTCGGCCCGGCGGGCGAAGCCGTACAGGGCGTGGACGGCCGGCCGGCGCTCCACGGGCAGCAGCCGGGTGGCGAGGAAGTAGGTCTTGCCGTGCCGGGCGTTGAGCCGGCGGCACCGGGCGTAGGCGTCGCGCAGGAGGGGGTCGGTGATGCCTGCGGCGTCCAGTTCGCGAGCCGTCATGCCGGGGTGCCTCTCGGGGTCGGGCGGGTGGTTCCCGCCGGGGACCGGGTGGCCCGGGGGCCGGTGATCCGGGCCGCGGCGAGCTTGCCGGAGAGCAGGACGGTGGGGACGCCGACGCCGGGGGTGGTGCCGCAGCCCGCCAGGACGGCGTTCTCGGTGCCGCGCACGAGGTTGCGGGGGCGGAAGGGGCCGGTCTGCGCCAGGGTGTGGGCGGCCGAGAAGGGTGTTCCGGCGGCGAGCCCCTGCGCGGCCCAGTCGGCGGGGGTGACCAGGTGGTGCATCTCGGTGGCGGCGCCGATGCCGGTGAGCCCCCGGCGCTCCAGTACGGCGAGCAGGCTGTCGCGGTACCGGGGCGCCAGGTCGTGCCAGTCCCCGGCGCCGGGACCGGTCTCGGTGTTGGGGCAGGGCGCCAGGATGTAGTGGAGGTGGCGCCCCGGAGGGGCGAGCCCGGGGTCGGTGGCGGTGGGGCGGGTGATGAGCAGCGAGGGGTCGCTCATCAGCCGCCCGGTGCGGGTGAGTTCGTCGAAGGTCCGCTCCCACGCGGCGCCGAAGGAGAGCGTGTGGTGGGCCAGTCGCGGCCAGGTGCGGTCGGTGCCGGCGTGCAGGACCACCGCGGACGGCGCGTGGCGCAGGCGGAGCGGGCGGCGGGGGCGCCGGCCGAGCAGCCGGTGGACGACCGGGAGGTCGGGGGTGAGGACCACCGCGTCGCAGGGGATGCGTTCGTGCGCGGTGACCACGGCCGTGATCCGGTCGCCGCGGCGTTCCAGCCGGGTGACCGGGTGTCCGTAGCGGAACGCGGCACCGGCGTCGGCGGCCGCGGCCGCCATGGCGCGGGGCAGGGCGTGCATCCCGCCGCGGGGGAAGTACACCCCGGCGACCGTGTCCATGTAGGCGATGACGGCGTAGGCGGCCAGGGCGCGGGCGGGCGGCACCCCGGCGTACAGCGCCTGGAAGGAGAAGACCCGGCGCAGCCGCGGGTCCGGCAGGAAGCGGGCGATGCGGTGGTCGAGCCGGCCGAAGCCGCCGAGCGCGGCGAGGCGGACCAGGTCCGGGTGCAGCAGTTGCAGCGGTGAGTCGAAGTTGGCGTCGATGAAGCGGTGGCGCTGGACCGCGTACAGCTGCTGGAGCCAGTGCCGCAGCCGCCGGTAGCCGTGGGCCGCCGCGGGGCCGGCGAACCGTTCGACCTCCGCCTCCATGGCCTGTGGGTCCGTGTGCACGTCCAGCTCGCTGCCGTCGGCGAAGCGGGCGCGGTACGCCGGGTGCAGTGCCCGCAGTTCCAGCCGGTCGGTGAGCCGCTCGCCGACCGCCGCGAAGGTCTCGTCGATGAGGTCCGGCATGGTCAGCACGGTCGGACCGGTGTCGATGCGGTAGCCGTGGCGGTCGATGCGGCCGGCCCGGCCGCCGGGCAGCGTCTCGCGCTCGACGACGGTGACCCGCCGTCCCGCGCCGAGCAGGTGCAGCGCGGCGGACAGCCCGGAGAGACCGGCGCCGACCACCACGACGTGGTCGGTGGGGCCCTGAACCGCTCTCATGAACCGCCTCCTCGAGCCCGGCGGGCGGGCGCACTCGCCGGGAGCCGTCCGGCCGGGCACCCGACCGATGCCCACGGGCCGACCCTGCCCTCCCCCGCCGCCGCACTCCACACACCACGCACGGCACCGGCGCCCTCTGACACCAACGGCGGCAGCCGCCCCCGCCAAGCGGGACGACCATACAACCATTGCGACGAACCATCGCGAGCGTTATGGTCTCTAACATAAGCGAGGGCGCAGAACGAGAAGCGCTGCGAAGCCTCTCGCCGCCGATCGCCCTCGGGCCCCGCCCGCCGGCCACCGCCTCATAGAGAAGGAACCGCCATGTCCGATGCAGCACGCTCCCTCCACGCGGTACTGGGCGCCGGCCCCGCGGGCACCGCGCTCGCCGGTGAACTCGTCCGCCGCGGCCACGCCGTACGGCTGGTCAGCCGCTCCGGGCCGGACAACGCCGCCGAGGGTGTCGAGCGGCGCGCGGCCGATGTGAGCACGCCGGAGGGGGCACTGGCCGCCGTCGAGGGCGCCGACGTCGTCCACCACTGCGTGAACGTCGGCTATCACCACCAGGTCGAGGTGATGCCCCGGATCCAGCGCGCGGTACTGGCCGCCGTCGAGTCCACGGGCGCCCGCCTGGTCGTCCTGGACACGCTGTACCCGTACGGCCCGACGCACGGCGAGGTGATGACGGAGGAC comes from the Streptomyces angustmyceticus genome and includes:
- a CDS encoding phytoene/squalene synthase family protein — translated: MTARELDAAGITDPLLRDAYARCRRLNARHGKTYFLATRLLPVERRPAVHALYGFARRADDLVDEPGAGRSTADCARALDALQGCLEEALRGGETTEPVVRAVAHTAAVYRIDHRHFADFMASMRSDLTVTDYPTYEDLRRYVHGSAAVMGLEMLPVLGTVAPQDEAAPHAAALGVAFQLTNFLRDVGEDLDRGRIYLPADLLAAHGVDRALLRWSRDTGHRDPRITAAMAAAADLVRGVYREAAPGLALLDPVSRPCIRTAFVLYRAILDAVRDDGYAVLHRRAVVSRRRRAATALGGLARVTAARIAARRPAVRRPGTPYSGVPHRPQEETP
- a CDS encoding anti-sigma factor, translating into MNTVDLHTLTGAYALGALSEQEAAEFGRHLAQCDACTREVRELQETAARLALAVAEVPPADLRTRVMAALPEVRQLPPIPREATVLPMRRRTRRRLPYLAAAACLVVAAVAGGLAVKARQDADAQRERSVRAEQQAAVVSALMAAPDATFHTTALKGGGSGTVVASKRMGRAAFLYRGLPALPEQRVYELWYSRDGSMVPAGLVEPGRSSGTMLLTGGPQGADGVGVTAEPPGGSRTPTSPPLGLLRV
- a CDS encoding lycopene cyclase family protein, encoding MRDADAVIVGAGAAGLSLAHRLCAPAPGAGTPRVLLVDAPPGPLTPRERTWCYWEAPGGALDSALTASWDLLRVHGPDGAATTGRLAPFRYKMLRSRDFEELVGARLSGHGGVARVAATVESVRDVTGGAEVRGRDAAGRPVVLRARWAFDSRPGGRLPPARTTLQQHFRGWFVRTRQPAFDPTTADLMDFRTPQPAHGLSFGYVLPLSEHTALVEYTEFSRRVLDTAAYERALHHYTARVLRLGGFRVTAVEQGAIPMTDGRFPRRAGRAVFRIGTAGGATRASTGYTFAAVQRQSAHIAAALLAGRPPLPPPAHATRHRAMDAVLLRALDSGRVDGAEFFTGLFRAVPTERLLRFLDGRSRLWEDLAIGLRTPVLPMLRTAAELPLLPRRATVR
- a CDS encoding NAD(P)/FAD-dependent oxidoreductase, which produces MERRRIAVVGGGVSGLTAAYVLQRGGCEVSLYEADDRLGGHAHTHETTSADGRVVRVDSGFIVHNERTYPLLLRLFGELGVTTQDSEMSMSVRCEGCGLEYAGARGPAGLFAQPRSALRGRYLRMLTEVRAFHRAARTALAAERGDRLTLGAFLGECGFSRYFVTHFVTPLVSAVWSCAPTTAMEYPAVYLFRFLEHHGLLSVSGSPQWKTVTGGSIEYVGRVAKQLTAVRTGTPVRAVRRGGGRAGIVTEDGTEQTYDAVVVAVHPDQALRMLADPTDDERRVLGAFSYSRNTTLLHGDTSLLPRARGARASWNYLMASCTTPADKVQVTYDMNRLQRLDTPEDHLVTLNATDRVAPDRVLARMVYEHPLYTPEAVAAQQSLPHLNTAVTAFAGAYHGWGFHEDGCRSGVQAAADLGVRW
- the crtI gene encoding phytoene desaturase family protein codes for the protein MRAVQGPTDHVVVVGAGLSGLSAALHLLGAGRRVTVVERETLPGGRAGRIDRHGYRIDTGPTVLTMPDLIDETFAAVGERLTDRLELRALHPAYRARFADGSELDVHTDPQAMEAEVERFAGPAAAHGYRRLRHWLQQLYAVQRHRFIDANFDSPLQLLHPDLVRLAALGGFGRLDHRIARFLPDPRLRRVFSFQALYAGVPPARALAAYAVIAYMDTVAGVYFPRGGMHALPRAMAAAAADAGAAFRYGHPVTRLERRGDRITAVVTAHERIPCDAVVLTPDLPVVHRLLGRRPRRPLRLRHAPSAVVLHAGTDRTWPRLAHHTLSFGAAWERTFDELTRTGRLMSDPSLLITRPTATDPGLAPPGRHLHYILAPCPNTETGPGAGDWHDLAPRYRDSLLAVLERRGLTGIGAATEMHHLVTPADWAAQGLAAGTPFSAAHTLAQTGPFRPRNLVRGTENAVLAGCGTTPGVGVPTVLLSGKLAAARITGPRATRSPAGTTRPTPRGTPA
- a CDS encoding DUF1365 domain-containing protein encodes the protein MTPPAATPAAAPATDVRTPALYTCLVSHTRTAPVRHSLRHRTYMWLVDLDRLPQLPAVLRPLARFDARDHFDGTAPTIRAGLERFLTSRGVRLEGGRVLMLAHARVLGHVFNPLTLYWCHDPGGAPLCVVAEVHNTYGERHCYLLHTDAQGRAETAKDFYVSPFFPVDGAYRMRLPEPAARLDLTVQLRRGDARPFTATVRGTRRPATPRHLLATVLRHPWSTAAVSAGIRRHGIALFLRGLRVQPRPRHRIQEGTQ
- a CDS encoding DUF5914 domain-containing protein, producing MTPQARRNHRTPQAHRAGRTPRIPLRLRTGPVPWEAQRPTWRDARPARLADAVKAALARSSGNWFVLGASDGIGARRAVGRTVAGVEVVAWRDPAGRLLAGPGACPHLGAPLDRSPVHCGIVRCRWHGLALDGAPFAGWDPFPAHDDGLLAWVRLDAAGGEEPLPEPVLPRRPRTAGAVTAVHTVTGGCDPEDVIANRLDPWHGAWFHPYSFVDLTVVDTPAEHGAPHADGIAVEVSFKVAGRAVVPVTAVFTAPEPRTVVMHIVAGEGQGSVVETHATPLGADDRGRPRTAVTEAVIATSRRPGFALARAAAPALRPLMRAASRRLWRDDLAYAERRWELRSSGRFPG
- a CDS encoding FAD-dependent oxidoreductase; the protein is MTAKGRARGGAARHGRDRRAERVPGPPGRERVPDGGPAAAVIGGGIAGLAAATALAERGVRVTLYERGADLGGRLAGWPVRLADGSAATMSRGFHAFFPQYYNLRGLLRRIDPGLDVLRRLPDYPLHHRAGLRDSFARVPRTPPWSALGFAALSPTFTWRDLVRMRPGAALPLLDVRVPGVYERLDGISAQDFLSRIRFPEAARHLAFEVFSRSFFADPRELSAAELVLMFHIYFLGSSEGLLFDVPAEPFPQALWHPLGRYLTGHGVRLCTDTAVARVEPEDGGVRVVARDGERRFDAVVLAPDPGGLRQLVASSGKLGDAAWRARIGRLRTAPPFLVSRLWLERRVRTDRPGFLGTSGFGSLDNVSVLERWEGEAARWSARTGGSVLELHAYAVAPGADRDREQRRLVDQLHAVYPETRGVRIVDRRNEWRADCPLFPVGGFGDRPTVHTPDPRVVVAGDTVRTPFPVALMERAATTGFLAANALLRRWGVRGQTLWTVPGRGRSAALRWAARRGER
- the sigK gene encoding ECF RNA polymerase sigma factor SigK, whose protein sequence is MPVAARGDRSSAPHSGALETLLDRVSRGDQQAFESLYTAVAGSVLGLVRRVVRDPAQSEEVAQEVLIDVWRSAARYDARQGSAMAWIMTLAHRRAVDRVRSAQAAADRDHRAGVHAYTAAFDEVSEQVERRLEREQVRRCLGQLTELQRESVTLAYYRGYTYRETADLLGTALGTVKTRLRDGLIRLRDCLGVSA